A region of Pleionea litopenaei DNA encodes the following proteins:
- a CDS encoding choice-of-anchor H family protein translates to MKLKHQTLMTLASVALTGASYAQSEQLVGAPASVASTEGVVTHSSTSDAKNQVNKNAGLVSNKVIAENSESTTVARKDSRAGSAKIRQLTDVNKTVKTSKSKLSETAKFREKSPAQSSKYHEFYFFDADAWLLSDVDGDGYYSEFRVTFDADTIYDFADVYAVLYLSRNGGPWQEYHVTDVFEINGESGSDDYQVTTRLNFDFPPGDYDVLVDLYEYGYSGIVATISAEDDIHLSSLPLEDLTFEDNYDQGFWFYDVATDLISDSDNDGYYSQFAITFDVDTDFASAEVYAEIFFINEDGNWELEYTSNDFWLDGESAADQLVVEFDWNAGYPTGLYDFKVVIRDSVSQERLAQAGPEYPALSQVPLESYDRDNSPSSGGGTGGSNGGGSSSSYESGGGSFVWLLPLLAMLLPLRTVRKRVGK, encoded by the coding sequence ATGAAACTTAAACACCAAACTCTGATGACACTGGCAAGCGTTGCATTGACTGGCGCATCATACGCGCAGTCTGAGCAGTTGGTTGGAGCGCCCGCTTCGGTTGCGAGTACCGAAGGTGTGGTAACGCACTCATCCACCTCTGATGCAAAAAACCAAGTGAATAAAAACGCGGGGTTAGTTTCTAATAAAGTGATTGCCGAAAATTCTGAGTCAACCACTGTAGCTCGCAAAGATTCTCGAGCGGGCTCTGCAAAAATTCGTCAACTAACCGATGTGAACAAAACCGTTAAAACGTCGAAATCGAAGCTAAGTGAAACCGCTAAGTTTCGTGAAAAGTCACCCGCGCAATCAAGTAAATATCATGAGTTTTACTTTTTTGATGCCGATGCCTGGTTGTTAAGTGATGTCGATGGAGATGGATACTACAGTGAGTTCAGAGTAACTTTTGACGCTGACACTATTTATGATTTTGCTGATGTGTACGCCGTGCTTTATCTGAGTCGTAATGGCGGCCCATGGCAGGAATACCACGTCACCGATGTTTTTGAAATCAACGGAGAAAGTGGTAGTGATGACTATCAAGTAACAACGCGATTAAACTTTGATTTTCCGCCAGGCGACTACGATGTTTTAGTTGACCTGTATGAATATGGCTACAGCGGCATTGTTGCGACAATCAGCGCCGAAGATGATATTCACTTAAGCTCGTTGCCATTAGAAGATTTAACGTTTGAAGATAATTATGATCAGGGCTTTTGGTTTTACGATGTTGCAACCGATCTGATTTCAGACTCTGACAATGACGGATACTACAGTCAATTTGCAATTACATTTGATGTAGACACTGACTTTGCTTCTGCTGAAGTTTATGCTGAAATATTTTTTATAAACGAAGATGGTAACTGGGAACTTGAGTACACCTCTAATGATTTTTGGTTAGACGGTGAGTCGGCGGCCGATCAACTTGTTGTTGAATTTGATTGGAACGCTGGATACCCGACAGGACTGTACGACTTTAAAGTAGTGATTCGTGACTCTGTAAGTCAAGAGCGTTTAGCTCAAGCGGGTCCCGAATATCCAGCGTTGAGTCAAGTACCCTTAGAGTCATACGACCGAGACAACTCTCCTAGCAGTGGTGGTGGAACTGGTGGGAGTAATGGTGGGGGTTCGAGCAGTAGTTATGAGTCGGGCGGCGGAAGTTTTGTTTGGCTTTTACCTCTACTTGCGATGTTATTACCTCTTCGAACCGTGCGAAAAAGGGTCGGTAAATAA
- the cimA gene encoding citramalate synthase, which produces MLLDHNPSLGSQGVTLAKPVSSRSVEIYDTTLRDGAQTQGIQFSAQDKIAVANLLDEFEVDYIELGWPGANPTDNEVFKHFQQYPLKNASLVAFGATAKPGEEPENSRLMQSLIDAPVSVVTLVAKTSKFHIENILQTTIEENCRAIAASVDWCRRHGKRVWLDAEHFFDGYVEAPSVSLACLVAAIEAGAEGVTLCDTNGGRLPQEVKDVTQQMTDMFNTQFAIHAHNDCELAVANALAALQGGATVVQGCVNGYGERCGNTNLTSLMAILATKTDFTFAAQKNLFRLTEMSRTVSARANRTPDAYAPFVGSSAFAHKAGLHASAVQKFSDSYEHVAPEFVGNQRKILVSSQAGRSNLKHKISQFKLPNIDLANCLQLIKQRESLGFQYEEGDASLELLLLRQQPRYTPPFVIEELVENTLARRGKVSMHHASLKVKVGDCVEWTAAEGHGPVETIDKALRQALVKHWSELNQVDLADYKVRILNPECATAATTHVWIASQFNSELSHSIGCSESIFEASLQAICDSFEFFIVKQTNYLTSLNLTYEKGSNNGNKAA; this is translated from the coding sequence ATGCTTTTGGATCATAATCCATCTTTAGGTAGCCAAGGAGTAACGCTCGCGAAGCCGGTGTCATCGAGAAGTGTTGAAATATACGATACGACCTTGAGAGACGGAGCTCAAACCCAAGGTATTCAGTTTTCAGCCCAAGATAAAATTGCGGTAGCGAACTTGTTGGACGAGTTCGAAGTTGATTATATCGAACTTGGCTGGCCTGGAGCTAACCCAACGGATAATGAAGTATTCAAGCATTTTCAACAATATCCTTTGAAAAACGCCTCTTTGGTGGCTTTTGGTGCAACGGCAAAGCCCGGCGAAGAACCTGAAAACTCAAGACTGATGCAGTCACTTATTGATGCTCCCGTCTCGGTTGTCACCTTAGTAGCTAAGACGTCTAAGTTTCATATAGAAAATATTTTACAAACCACGATTGAAGAAAATTGTCGAGCCATCGCTGCGTCCGTTGACTGGTGTCGACGTCATGGTAAACGTGTGTGGTTAGACGCCGAACATTTCTTTGATGGATACGTAGAAGCCCCTTCAGTGTCATTAGCGTGTTTAGTTGCAGCGATTGAAGCAGGAGCAGAAGGCGTTACTTTGTGTGATACAAACGGCGGTCGCTTACCACAAGAAGTAAAAGACGTTACCCAGCAAATGACCGATATGTTTAATACACAATTTGCAATTCATGCACACAATGATTGCGAACTCGCTGTAGCCAATGCTTTAGCGGCTTTGCAAGGTGGCGCTACGGTCGTACAGGGATGTGTTAATGGTTATGGCGAACGTTGCGGAAATACAAATCTAACGTCGCTAATGGCGATACTGGCAACGAAAACCGACTTCACTTTTGCCGCGCAAAAAAATCTTTTTCGATTAACAGAAATGTCAAGAACGGTTTCGGCACGCGCTAATAGAACTCCAGATGCTTATGCGCCATTTGTCGGTAGCTCAGCTTTTGCTCATAAAGCAGGATTGCATGCTTCTGCGGTTCAAAAGTTCAGTGATAGTTATGAGCATGTTGCGCCTGAGTTCGTCGGTAATCAACGAAAAATATTGGTATCTAGTCAAGCTGGACGCTCAAATTTAAAACATAAGATTAGCCAGTTTAAATTGCCTAATATCGATCTCGCAAATTGTTTGCAATTGATCAAACAACGAGAATCACTCGGCTTTCAGTATGAAGAGGGAGACGCATCTCTTGAGTTGTTGCTGTTACGCCAGCAACCTAGATATACACCGCCTTTTGTGATTGAAGAGTTAGTAGAAAATACTTTGGCTCGTCGCGGAAAGGTAAGTATGCACCATGCGTCACTTAAAGTTAAAGTCGGAGATTGTGTTGAGTGGACCGCTGCCGAAGGTCATGGCCCTGTCGAGACTATTGATAAGGCATTAAGACAAGCGTTAGTCAAACATTGGTCTGAACTTAACCAAGTTGACTTAGCTGATTACAAAGTTCGAATTTTAAATCCTGAGTGCGCCACTGCAGCCACAACCCATGTTTGGATTGCCTCTCAGTTTAACAGTGAGCTGTCGCATTCTATTGGATGCTCTGAAAGTATTTTTGAAGCAAGCTTACAAGCAATATGTGATTCATTTGAATTTTTTATTGTTAAACAAACGAATTATCTAACCAGTTTAAATTTAACTTATGAAAAGGGGAGTAATAATGGCAATAAAGCAGCCTGA
- the ilvB gene encoding biosynthetic-type acetolactate synthase large subunit, with protein sequence MNGSQLLIQSLQAHGVNVIFGYPGGAIMPVYDALYGGKIKHVLCRHEQAAALAADGFARVSGKAGVCLATSGPGATNLITGLANALLDSIPMIAITGQVASNLIGTDAFQEIDTLGLSLSVVKHSFLIESAEEIPSILEQAFAIATSGRPGPVLIDIPKDVQLAEVNHQTMSDVDQNSPINSSEPTVSENTLMPIEQSLQPSDINRASHAHAVAEQLLHLMQTAYRPLLYLGGGVQGEAVEQRLKKWVSDINIPFVTTLKAIGFAQEHPMNLGMLGMHGLVAANQAIQECDLLIALGVRFDDRATGNLSKFAPHAKVAHFDIDDCEIDKLRQTQLSSVIDLKQLLDVLLVKKAELSVDPWREKCSKKKRAHQWRYDHPGTGIYAPRLLSCLTRLTKRNAIISCDVGQHQMWVAQHCQFNSPRKHLSSGGLGTMGFGLPAAIGAQMARPDDVVINVCGDGSFAMNIQELMTLKRYQLPIKILLIDNQSLGMVRQWQHLFFADRYSEIDLSDNPDFVNVSKAFGLNAKRITKAVEEQDGLAWLLEQTEPSLLQVCIDNKENVWPLVPPGAGNHEMINGEQGYEKTDH encoded by the coding sequence ATGAACGGTTCGCAACTACTCATTCAGTCATTGCAAGCACATGGGGTGAACGTTATTTTTGGTTATCCAGGTGGTGCAATCATGCCCGTTTATGATGCGCTGTATGGAGGGAAAATAAAGCATGTTCTATGTCGGCATGAACAAGCAGCGGCCTTAGCAGCTGATGGCTTTGCTCGTGTATCTGGAAAAGCGGGTGTTTGTCTCGCGACTTCTGGTCCAGGAGCAACTAATCTAATTACCGGATTAGCTAATGCATTGCTTGATTCGATACCCATGATCGCGATCACCGGGCAAGTTGCTTCCAATTTAATCGGTACCGACGCCTTTCAAGAAATCGATACACTTGGACTGTCATTATCCGTTGTTAAACATAGTTTTTTAATTGAAAGCGCTGAAGAAATTCCCTCTATCCTTGAACAGGCTTTTGCGATCGCAACCAGTGGACGCCCTGGACCAGTACTTATTGATATTCCAAAAGATGTTCAATTAGCCGAAGTTAACCATCAAACAATGTCTGATGTTGACCAAAACAGCCCAATTAATTCATCTGAACCCACTGTTTCAGAAAATACATTAATGCCAATCGAACAATCACTTCAACCAAGTGACATAAATCGTGCATCGCATGCCCACGCTGTTGCCGAGCAGCTGTTGCATTTGATGCAAACGGCTTATCGACCATTACTTTACCTTGGAGGTGGAGTGCAAGGTGAAGCCGTTGAGCAACGGTTAAAGAAATGGGTTTCAGATATCAATATTCCTTTTGTGACGACATTAAAAGCGATCGGTTTCGCACAAGAGCATCCGATGAACTTAGGAATGCTAGGAATGCATGGGCTTGTTGCTGCCAATCAGGCTATACAAGAGTGTGACTTGTTGATTGCTTTGGGCGTACGGTTTGACGATCGAGCAACTGGTAACTTAAGTAAATTTGCTCCTCATGCCAAGGTTGCTCATTTTGACATTGATGACTGCGAGATTGACAAACTAAGGCAAACACAGTTGTCGAGTGTTATCGATTTAAAACAACTTCTCGACGTGTTGTTAGTTAAAAAAGCAGAACTTTCTGTTGATCCTTGGCGAGAAAAATGCAGCAAAAAGAAACGTGCACATCAATGGCGTTACGATCATCCAGGAACAGGGATTTATGCTCCGCGCCTACTAAGTTGTTTAACTCGTTTAACAAAACGCAACGCAATCATAAGCTGTGATGTTGGTCAGCATCAAATGTGGGTAGCGCAACATTGCCAGTTTAATTCTCCGAGAAAGCACTTGAGCTCGGGAGGGTTAGGTACTATGGGATTTGGTTTGCCTGCTGCAATTGGTGCGCAAATGGCAAGGCCGGATGACGTTGTTATTAATGTTTGTGGCGATGGTTCATTCGCAATGAATATCCAAGAGTTGATGACTTTAAAACGTTATCAGTTGCCGATAAAAATCCTGCTGATTGATAACCAAAGCTTGGGGATGGTTCGCCAGTGGCAGCACCTATTTTTTGCCGATAGATACAGCGAAATCGATCTCTCCGATAACCCTGATTTCGTTAACGTTAGCAAAGCCTTTGGATTAAATGCTAAGAGAATTACCAAAGCAGTGGAAGAACAAGATGGTTTAGCGTGGTTACTTGAACAAACTGAGCCGAGCTTATTACAAGTGTGCATCGATAACAAAGAAAATGTTTGGCCTCTGGTACCTCCGGGTGCGGGAAATCACGAAATGATAAATGGAGAGCAAGGCTATGAAAAAACTGATCATTAA
- a CDS encoding ACT domain-containing protein, translating to MKKLIININHTQGALERILRIVRHRGFDVQNCNITLQPNDIYQMHLVVNSLREHSNLVKQLDKQIDVLSIAMSKSNRRRKAEQELNYAFGS from the coding sequence ATGAAAAAACTGATCATTAATATCAATCATACGCAAGGTGCTTTAGAGCGAATATTAAGGATTGTTCGTCACCGTGGCTTTGATGTTCAAAACTGTAATATCACTTTACAACCAAACGATATTTATCAGATGCATCTAGTGGTCAATAGTTTAAGAGAACATTCCAATTTAGTTAAGCAATTAGACAAGCAAATCGATGTGCTATCTATTGCCATGAGTAAAAGTAACCGTCGAAGAAAGGCTGAGCAGGAGTTAAATTATGCTTTTGGATCATAA
- a CDS encoding branched-chain amino acid transaminase, with translation MAIKQPDYIWFNGKVIHWHDAKVHVLSHAIHYGSSVFEGIRCYETDDGVAIFRLQDHIRRLYDSAKIYRMELPFAASTLEQACRDVIVENRLSASYIRPVAFRGYNSIGVLPFDNPVEVAVAAFEWGAYLGEDSLAQGVDVAVSSWNRAAPNTIPTAAKAGGNYLSSQLVVEEAKRHGYAEGIALDTNGYISEGSGENIFVVRNGTLYTPPATAAILPGLTRDTIMTLAEESGWKVVECNIAREALYLADEVFMTGTAAEIVPVRSVDGQIVGAGCRGPITEQLQQLFFGLFNGKTQDQWGWLEHIYHVEPCALHRP, from the coding sequence ATGGCAATAAAGCAGCCTGATTATATATGGTTTAACGGCAAGGTTATCCATTGGCATGACGCAAAAGTTCATGTGTTAAGTCATGCGATTCACTACGGCTCTTCAGTTTTTGAAGGTATTCGCTGTTATGAAACGGATGATGGTGTCGCTATTTTTCGATTACAGGATCATATTCGACGCCTTTATGATTCAGCGAAGATCTATCGGATGGAATTGCCTTTTGCGGCTTCCACTTTAGAGCAAGCTTGTCGTGATGTGATTGTTGAAAATAGACTAAGCGCTAGCTATATACGTCCGGTTGCTTTCCGAGGTTATAACTCCATTGGCGTTTTGCCATTTGATAACCCGGTCGAAGTGGCGGTCGCCGCGTTTGAATGGGGAGCCTATTTAGGCGAAGACAGTTTAGCGCAAGGCGTCGATGTCGCTGTATCAAGCTGGAATCGAGCGGCACCCAACACCATTCCGACCGCTGCAAAAGCAGGAGGTAATTACCTTTCTTCTCAATTGGTCGTTGAAGAAGCAAAGCGTCACGGTTATGCAGAAGGCATTGCATTAGACACCAATGGCTATATCAGTGAGGGCAGTGGTGAAAATATTTTCGTTGTGCGTAATGGAACTTTATACACACCACCAGCGACGGCCGCCATCTTACCGGGATTAACACGCGACACCATCATGACTTTAGCAGAAGAGTCTGGTTGGAAAGTGGTTGAGTGCAATATTGCAAGAGAAGCATTGTACTTAGCCGACGAGGTGTTTATGACGGGAACTGCAGCCGAAATAGTTCCAGTACGTAGCGTTGATGGCCAGATTGTGGGAGCCGGGTGCCGTGGGCCAATAACGGAACAACTGCAGCAATTATTTTTTGGTTTATTTAATGGTAAAACGCAAGATCAATGGGGCTGGTTAGAACATATATATCACGTTGAACCTTGCGCATTACATCGACCATAA